A portion of the Paenibacillus sp. PvR098 genome contains these proteins:
- a CDS encoding phosphoribosylaminoimidazolecarboxamide formyltransferase, with protein sequence MSQSTSSKNVLDLRYGMNPHQKQAKLLSEGPMPIKVLNGDPGFINLLDAFNGFQLARELRRATGLPAAASFKHVSPAGAAVAAPMSPELQKAYFVEGLELSPLATAYARARGADRMSSFGDAAALSDIVDASTAQLLKREVSDLVVAPGYTDEALEILKAKKNGGYLILQIDPDYVPNPVETRTLFGLTLQQERNDAVIDESALQKIVTENKELPDHAKRDLLVALVTLKYTQSNSICYTLDGQTIGIGAGQQSRIHCTRLAGDKADRWFLRQHPTALNMKFRQGLSRAEQNNAIDLWLEDELTSVEQAAWEACFDEVPARLSREEKREWLNKLQGVSYGSDAFLPFRDNLDRASRSGVKYVVQAGSSMRDEEVVQAANDYGMVMMYSGVRLFHH encoded by the coding sequence ATGAGCCAAAGCACGAGCTCAAAGAACGTGTTGGATCTGAGATACGGGATGAACCCGCACCAAAAACAAGCGAAGCTCCTTAGTGAAGGACCGATGCCGATTAAGGTTTTGAATGGCGATCCGGGCTTCATCAATTTGCTGGATGCGTTTAACGGCTTTCAGCTTGCCCGCGAGCTGCGCCGCGCTACCGGTCTCCCGGCAGCCGCATCATTCAAACACGTGAGTCCTGCCGGAGCTGCGGTTGCTGCTCCGATGTCTCCTGAACTGCAGAAAGCCTATTTCGTTGAAGGCCTGGAGCTCTCCCCGCTGGCCACAGCCTATGCGCGTGCCCGCGGGGCCGACCGTATGTCCTCGTTCGGCGATGCCGCTGCTCTTAGCGATATTGTAGACGCATCGACGGCTCAATTGTTGAAGCGGGAGGTTTCCGATCTTGTTGTGGCCCCTGGTTACACGGACGAGGCGTTGGAAATCCTTAAGGCGAAAAAGAACGGAGGCTACTTGATTCTGCAGATCGATCCCGACTATGTGCCGAACCCTGTTGAAACCCGCACGCTGTTTGGTTTGACGCTGCAGCAAGAGCGTAACGATGCCGTTATTGACGAATCTGCGCTGCAAAAGATCGTAACGGAAAACAAAGAGCTGCCGGACCATGCTAAACGAGATCTTTTAGTAGCGCTTGTAACTTTAAAATATACGCAATCCAACTCCATTTGCTACACACTCGATGGCCAAACGATCGGTATCGGGGCGGGACAGCAGTCACGAATTCACTGTACGAGGCTGGCAGGGGACAAAGCGGATCGCTGGTTCCTTCGCCAACATCCGACGGCATTGAATATGAAATTCCGTCAAGGCTTATCTCGCGCGGAGCAGAACAATGCAATCGACCTCTGGCTAGAGGATGAGCTTACATCCGTAGAGCAAGCGGCTTGGGAAGCTTGCTTCGACGAGGTGCCTGCGCGCTTGTCTCGTGAAGAGAAACGCGAATGGCTGAACAAACTTCAGGGCGTTTCTTACGGTTCGGATGCATTCCTGCCCTTCCGCGATAATTTGGACCGCGCAAGCCGCAGCGGCGTGAAATATGTCGTACAGGCCGGAAGCTCGATGCGGGATGAGGAAGTCGTGCAAGCAGCCAACGACTACGGAATGGTTATGATGTATTCCGGTGTTCGTCTGTTTCACCACTAA
- the purN gene encoding phosphoribosylglycinamide formyltransferase, whose product MSTAPLSIAVFASGNGSNFQAIADAVKEGRLDARIELLVCDRPKAKVVKRAEAAGIPVFAFNPKEYASREAYEHEILHQLQQRNVELIVLAGYMRIITNVLVDAYWGRMINIHPSLLPSFPGLDAVGQALRHGVKVTGVTVHLVDGGLDSGPILAQRAIDIQPGDTEASIAERIHEIEHRLYPQVIQGICNGSIRLEQAANFKPKDGITP is encoded by the coding sequence ATGAGTACGGCTCCCCTCAGCATTGCCGTATTCGCATCGGGGAACGGAAGCAATTTTCAAGCGATTGCGGATGCGGTGAAAGAAGGACGGCTCGATGCGCGCATCGAGCTTTTGGTTTGTGACCGCCCGAAGGCCAAGGTGGTAAAACGGGCGGAAGCGGCCGGTATTCCTGTGTTTGCGTTTAATCCGAAGGAATATGCTTCACGCGAAGCATATGAACACGAAATTCTACATCAGCTGCAGCAGAGAAACGTCGAACTCATCGTTCTTGCGGGGTACATGCGCATCATCACCAATGTACTGGTTGATGCGTACTGGGGGCGGATGATCAATATTCATCCGTCGCTCCTGCCGTCTTTTCCGGGGCTTGACGCGGTGGGACAAGCGCTCCGTCACGGCGTGAAGGTCACTGGAGTAACGGTACATCTAGTTGATGGAGGACTCGATAGTGGGCCCATCTTGGCCCAACGGGCCATCGACATTCAACCGGGGGATACGGAAGCGTCTATAGCAGAACGGATCCACGAGATCGAGCACCGGCTTTATCCGCAAGTGATTCAAGGCATTTGCAACGGCAGCATCCGCTTGGAACAAGCTGCCAACTTTAAACCAAAGGATGGGATAACACCATGA
- the purM gene encoding phosphoribosylformylglycinamidine cyclo-ligase yields MSDAYKKAGVDIAAGNEAVERMKKHVKTTFRPEVMTELGGFGGLFGLNKDKYEEPVLVSGTDGVGTKLKIAFAMDKHDTIGIDAVAMCVNDIVVQGAEPLFFLDYLACDKVIPEKIEAIVKGISDGCVQSGCALIGGETAEMPGMYSEGEYDIAGFTVGIVDKKNIIDGSTICPGDVVLGLASSGVHSNGFSLVRKLLLEEKGYSLHDHVDALGERLGDTLLAPTKIYVKPVLAVLEQVEIKGMAHITGGGFLENIPRVLPAGVNVEIDYGSWPILPIFELMQREGGISNNDMFRTFNMGIGMVVIIAEEQAAKAVELFDRHGEKAYTLGRVTAGERVVTFNGAAV; encoded by the coding sequence GTGTCCGATGCATATAAAAAGGCTGGTGTCGACATCGCAGCCGGCAACGAAGCGGTAGAACGCATGAAGAAGCACGTTAAGACGACGTTCCGTCCCGAAGTGATGACGGAGCTCGGCGGTTTCGGCGGGCTGTTCGGCTTAAACAAAGATAAATATGAAGAGCCGGTGCTTGTCTCCGGAACGGACGGTGTAGGCACGAAGCTAAAAATCGCTTTTGCTATGGACAAGCATGATACGATCGGCATCGACGCCGTAGCCATGTGCGTGAACGACATCGTGGTCCAGGGCGCGGAACCGCTCTTTTTCCTCGATTATCTCGCTTGCGACAAGGTCATTCCGGAGAAGATCGAAGCAATCGTGAAAGGCATTAGCGACGGCTGCGTACAGTCGGGCTGCGCCCTTATCGGCGGTGAGACAGCGGAGATGCCGGGGATGTACAGCGAAGGCGAATACGATATCGCCGGGTTTACTGTCGGTATCGTTGATAAGAAGAACATCATCGACGGTTCTACGATTTGTCCGGGTGATGTCGTATTGGGACTAGCATCAAGCGGCGTGCACAGCAACGGCTTCTCGCTTGTCCGCAAACTTTTGCTTGAGGAGAAGGGGTACAGTCTGCATGATCACGTGGATGCTTTGGGCGAACGCCTAGGCGATACGCTGCTGGCGCCAACGAAGATTTATGTCAAGCCGGTACTTGCCGTGTTGGAGCAGGTAGAGATCAAGGGCATGGCGCATATCACGGGCGGAGGCTTCCTGGAAAACATTCCTCGTGTGCTGCCGGCAGGGGTAAACGTTGAGATTGATTACGGTTCTTGGCCGATTCTCCCGATTTTTGAACTGATGCAGCGGGAAGGCGGAATCAGCAACAACGACATGTTCCGTACGTTCAACATGGGAATCGGCATGGTTGTTATCATAGCTGAGGAGCAAGCCGCAAAAGCTGTGGAGCTGTTTGATCGTCACGGAGAAAAAGCTTATACTCTCGGCCGTGTAACTGCTGGGGAGCGTGTGGTTACATTTAATGGGGCTGCCGTATGA
- the purF gene encoding amidophosphoribosyltransferase produces the protein MSDELRVGGQGLGFIKGNGSGKVPKLWTGDYYNEGVGSSHDGLFDKLGEECGVFGVFGHSEAASLSYYGLHALQHRGQESAGICVTGGESFNYHRGMGLVKEVFNNENLGTMAGSHAIAHVRYSTAGESKLANAQPLVFKYREGDLAIATNGNLTNAPEIKRRLEKEGSIFQTTSDTEVVAHLIARSKHDDIVSAVKETLLKVEGAYAFLFLTKDKLIAARDPHGLRPFVMGRLGTAKLFASESCAFDTVGGTYYRDVEPGEMLVMDLKTGVLTEDRFSPIKQRAICAMEYIYFARPDSDIDSTNIHSARKRMGRQLAMEAFVDADIVTGVPDSSISAAIGYAEQTGIPYELGLIKNRYTGRTFIQPSQELREQGVKMKLSAVRSIVEGKRVVMIDDSIVRGTTSLRIVNLLREAGASEVHVRISSPPFQNPCFYGIDTPSRTELIAAVKSVEEIRQAINADSLHFLSKDGLLTAIGRPGSEFNRGHCTACFDNHYPTPVPDEAALGCGCD, from the coding sequence ATGTCTGATGAACTGAGAGTCGGCGGACAAGGATTAGGTTTTATAAAGGGTAACGGATCGGGAAAGGTTCCGAAGCTGTGGACCGGAGATTACTATAACGAAGGCGTCGGCAGCAGTCATGACGGTCTGTTCGATAAGCTGGGAGAAGAATGCGGCGTTTTCGGAGTGTTTGGTCACTCCGAAGCGGCCTCGCTCTCGTATTACGGATTGCATGCTCTGCAGCACCGCGGCCAAGAGAGCGCCGGGATCTGCGTAACCGGTGGAGAGTCGTTCAACTATCATCGGGGCATGGGTCTCGTCAAAGAAGTGTTCAACAACGAGAACCTGGGAACGATGGCGGGCTCCCACGCCATCGCACATGTGCGTTACTCTACTGCAGGCGAGAGCAAGCTGGCTAATGCGCAGCCGCTCGTATTCAAGTATCGCGAAGGCGATCTGGCGATTGCAACGAACGGCAACCTGACGAATGCCCCGGAAATCAAACGTCGGCTGGAGAAGGAAGGTTCCATTTTTCAAACGACGAGCGATACGGAAGTTGTTGCCCATTTGATTGCGCGTTCCAAGCATGACGATATCGTCAGCGCCGTGAAAGAAACGCTGCTGAAGGTAGAAGGGGCATACGCATTCCTGTTCCTGACCAAGGACAAGCTCATCGCCGCTCGTGACCCGCACGGCTTGCGCCCCTTCGTTATGGGACGTCTGGGTACTGCGAAGCTTTTTGCTTCCGAGTCGTGCGCATTCGATACGGTCGGCGGCACGTATTATCGGGACGTTGAACCCGGCGAGATGCTGGTCATGGACCTCAAGACCGGAGTGCTGACGGAAGACCGCTTTTCACCGATTAAACAGCGTGCGATTTGCGCGATGGAATACATTTATTTTGCTCGTCCGGACAGCGATATCGACTCGACAAATATTCACTCTGCGCGTAAGCGCATGGGGCGCCAGCTGGCGATGGAAGCGTTCGTGGACGCGGATATTGTCACCGGCGTGCCGGACTCCAGTATATCTGCCGCAATCGGATACGCAGAGCAGACAGGCATCCCTTATGAGCTGGGATTGATCAAAAACCGCTATACCGGCCGGACCTTTATCCAGCCGAGCCAAGAGCTGCGCGAGCAGGGCGTGAAGATGAAGCTGTCTGCCGTACGCAGCATCGTGGAAGGCAAGCGCGTCGTCATGATCGACGACTCGATCGTGCGCGGAACAACGTCGCTGCGCATCGTGAACCTGCTTCGTGAAGCGGGAGCTTCCGAGGTGCATGTGCGAATCAGCTCACCGCCTTTCCAGAACCCGTGCTTCTACGGCATTGATACGCCGAGCCGCACGGAGCTCATCGCCGCGGTTAAGTCAGTGGAGGAGATTCGCCAGGCGATCAACGCGGACTCCCTTCACTTCCTGAGCAAGGACGGCTTGCTAACAGCCATTGGCCGTCCCGGCAGCGAGTTTAACCGCGGCCACTGTACTGCCTGCTTCGACAACCACTATCCGACGCCGGTTCCTGATGAAGCCGCGCTCGGCTGCGGCTGCGATTGA
- the purL gene encoding phosphoribosylformylglycinamidine synthase subunit PurL → MAQQLSAKEPTAEQIADQQIYKQFGVTDSEYEQICGFLGRKPNYVEIGVFSVMWSEHCSYKNSKVVLKKFPTSGPKVLMGPGEGAGIVDIGDNQAVVFKIESHNHPSAVEPYQGAATGVGGIIRDIFSMGARPVAVLNSLRFGQLNNDRVKYLFENVVSGIAGYGNCIGIPTVGGEVMFDENYEGNPLVNAMCVGIIDHDKIQKGVAKGVGNPVFYVGPATGRDGIHGATFASEDLSDKSESKRSAVQVGDPFMEKLVLEACLELINSGIVVGIQDMGAAGLTCSSSEMASKAGNGMELYLDAVPQREEGMTAYEMMLSESQERMLFVVKPEHEAQAVAIFERWGLPCPKVGKVTDDGNLKLYHKGELVANMPVKALVDDVPMYHKPSAVPAYYEENGRIDTLRYPEVTDLNDALLKVLASPTVASKEWIYNQYDYMVRTSTAVQPGSDAAVVTIHGSRKALSMSTDCNGRFVYLDPEVGGRIAVAEAARNNVCSGAEPLAITDNLNFGSPEKPEIFWQLEKAVDGMAEACRKLNTPVIGGNVSLYNENAKGAIYPTPVVGMVGLIHDTDHITTQGFKREGDVVLLLGDTKAELGGSEFQYVLHGVTEGRPPQIDLEVEQTLLNAVLRAIQGGLVASAHDLSEGGLAVALAESCMSGKIGAAVNFVSELRNDVALFSESQSRILLSAAPDKAEALQKLLSEAGVPVQVLGTVGGQALNLKVNGKSVIDASVTQLEKVWKDAIPCLMN, encoded by the coding sequence ATGGCGCAGCAACTATCGGCTAAGGAACCAACGGCGGAGCAAATTGCAGATCAGCAAATATATAAGCAGTTTGGCGTTACGGATTCGGAGTATGAACAAATTTGCGGATTCCTCGGACGGAAACCGAATTATGTGGAGATCGGCGTGTTTAGCGTCATGTGGTCGGAGCACTGCTCTTACAAAAACTCCAAGGTGGTTTTGAAAAAATTCCCGACTAGCGGACCGAAAGTCCTGATGGGACCCGGCGAAGGCGCGGGGATCGTGGATATTGGAGACAACCAAGCGGTTGTGTTCAAGATTGAAAGCCACAATCACCCTTCCGCCGTTGAACCGTATCAAGGTGCGGCAACCGGTGTGGGTGGCATTATCCGTGATATTTTCTCGATGGGTGCGCGTCCAGTGGCTGTACTCAACAGCTTGCGTTTTGGTCAACTGAACAACGATCGCGTGAAATATTTGTTTGAGAACGTCGTATCCGGGATTGCGGGCTACGGTAACTGTATCGGTATTCCGACGGTCGGCGGGGAAGTGATGTTCGACGAGAACTATGAAGGCAACCCGCTCGTCAACGCGATGTGCGTGGGGATCATCGATCATGACAAGATTCAAAAGGGCGTGGCCAAAGGCGTCGGCAACCCGGTGTTCTACGTAGGTCCTGCAACAGGACGCGACGGCATTCACGGAGCGACATTCGCTTCTGAGGACTTGTCGGATAAGTCTGAATCCAAGCGTTCTGCAGTGCAAGTCGGCGATCCGTTCATGGAGAAGCTGGTGCTCGAAGCCTGCCTTGAGCTGATTAACTCCGGTATTGTTGTCGGCATTCAAGATATGGGCGCCGCAGGACTTACGTGTTCGAGCTCGGAGATGGCGAGTAAAGCCGGTAACGGCATGGAGCTGTACCTCGATGCAGTACCGCAGCGTGAAGAAGGCATGACGGCTTACGAGATGATGCTGTCGGAATCCCAAGAGCGGATGCTGTTCGTGGTGAAGCCTGAGCATGAAGCGCAGGCGGTAGCGATTTTTGAACGTTGGGGCTTGCCTTGCCCTAAAGTCGGCAAGGTGACGGACGACGGCAACCTGAAGCTATACCATAAGGGTGAGCTGGTTGCTAACATGCCGGTTAAAGCTCTCGTGGACGATGTCCCAATGTACCATAAGCCTTCGGCTGTGCCTGCTTATTATGAGGAGAATGGCCGCATTGATACGCTTCGCTATCCGGAGGTTACGGATTTGAACGATGCGCTCTTGAAGGTGCTGGCATCGCCTACGGTAGCGAGCAAAGAATGGATTTATAACCAATATGACTATATGGTGCGTACTTCAACAGCGGTTCAACCAGGCTCGGATGCCGCTGTCGTTACGATCCACGGCTCCCGTAAGGCGTTGTCGATGTCGACGGACTGCAACGGCCGTTTCGTCTACCTGGACCCGGAAGTCGGCGGACGCATAGCCGTAGCGGAAGCGGCGCGGAACAACGTTTGCTCGGGTGCGGAGCCTCTGGCGATTACGGACAACCTGAACTTCGGCAGCCCGGAGAAGCCGGAAATTTTCTGGCAGCTCGAGAAAGCGGTCGACGGAATGGCGGAAGCTTGCCGCAAGCTGAATACGCCGGTCATCGGCGGAAACGTCAGCTTGTACAACGAGAACGCCAAAGGTGCCATTTATCCTACACCAGTCGTCGGGATGGTCGGCCTGATACATGACACCGACCACATTACAACCCAAGGCTTCAAGCGTGAAGGCGATGTCGTGCTGCTGCTCGGCGATACGAAAGCGGAGCTTGGCGGAAGTGAGTTCCAATATGTACTGCACGGAGTAACGGAAGGCCGTCCTCCACAGATTGATCTTGAAGTGGAACAAACCCTGCTGAATGCGGTGCTGCGCGCCATTCAAGGCGGTCTCGTCGCTTCGGCGCACGACTTGTCAGAAGGCGGTCTGGCCGTTGCATTGGCAGAGAGCTGCATGAGCGGCAAAATCGGTGCAGCGGTAAATTTCGTTAGCGAGCTGCGCAATGACGTGGCATTATTTAGCGAAAGCCAGTCGCGAATTTTGCTCAGCGCTGCACCTGATAAGGCTGAAGCACTGCAGAAGCTATTGTCGGAAGCGGGCGTACCTGTGCAGGTGTTGGGTACGGTTGGCGGACAAGCATTGAACCTTAAAGTCAATGGGAAATCAGTTATTGATGCATCTGTAACACAACTAGAAAAGGTTTGGAAGGATGCGATTCCATGTCTGATGAACTGA
- the purQ gene encoding phosphoribosylformylglycinamidine synthase subunit PurQ yields the protein MNFAVLVFPGSNCDIDCYKAVEDTIGQPVDYVWHTETDLSKYDCIILPGGFSYGDYLRTGAIAQFAPVMNALVQAAAQGKYILGICNGFQILLESGLLPGAMLRNRSLKFRCHAALLQVENTDNPFTKEYTQGELINIPIAHGEGNYYCDETTLEELKANNQIVFRYEAGNNPNGSVDDIAGICNKAGNVLGMMPHPERAVHELLGSADGRKMFTSILSTWREKHGAATIG from the coding sequence ATGAATTTTGCGGTATTGGTTTTTCCGGGCTCCAACTGTGACATCGACTGCTATAAAGCGGTGGAGGATACAATCGGACAGCCTGTCGATTATGTATGGCATACAGAGACGGATTTGTCGAAATATGACTGCATTATACTTCCTGGCGGTTTTTCGTACGGTGATTACTTGCGTACTGGCGCTATTGCGCAGTTCGCGCCTGTCATGAATGCGCTCGTTCAAGCGGCGGCTCAAGGCAAATATATACTCGGCATTTGCAACGGATTTCAAATTTTGCTCGAATCAGGATTGCTTCCAGGCGCGATGCTGCGTAACCGGTCGCTCAAATTCCGCTGCCATGCTGCACTTCTGCAGGTGGAGAACACGGACAATCCTTTTACAAAAGAATATACTCAAGGCGAGCTGATCAACATTCCGATCGCTCACGGCGAAGGAAATTATTATTGTGACGAAACGACGCTGGAGGAGTTGAAAGCGAACAACCAGATCGTTTTCAGATATGAAGCCGGCAACAACCCGAACGGTTCGGTGGACGATATTGCGGGTATATGTAACAAAGCAGGTAATGTGCTCGGCATGATGCCTCATCCGGAGCGTGCGGTGCATGAACTGCTTGGCTCGGCGGACGGACGGAAGATGTTTACATCGATTTTGAGCACCTGGAGGGAAAAGCATGGCGCAGCAACTATCGGCTAA
- the purS gene encoding phosphoribosylformylglycinamidine synthase subunit PurS, with protein MFKATVYVTIKQSVLDVQGTAVQGALHTMGFDEVEKVRIGKYLEVELNTNDRAAAEDRLKAMCEKLLANTVIEDYRFELVQA; from the coding sequence ATGTTTAAAGCGACCGTGTATGTAACGATAAAGCAAAGCGTACTAGATGTTCAGGGAACCGCCGTTCAAGGCGCGCTCCATACGATGGGATTCGATGAAGTGGAGAAAGTAAGAATCGGCAAATATTTGGAAGTGGAGCTGAACACTAACGATCGCGCGGCTGCTGAAGACCGGTTAAAGGCTATGTGTGAAAAGCTGCTGGCTAACACGGTGATCGAGGACTATCGTTTCGAGCTGGTACAGGCCTAA
- a CDS encoding phosphoribosylaminoimidazolesuccinocarboxamide synthase, whose product MSGTTTAISSAEAYVKAPLLYKGKVRELYDLGEHYLIAVTDRISAFDWVLSPAVPDKGNVLNSLSKFWFEQTASIQPNHVVHGDVDKLSDLITDREIMKDRFMVTRKAERIDIECVVRGYITGGGWRQYQQTGEVNGHKLPTGMRKNERFPQPIFTPAAKNDVGHDEDISIERMKELVGAELTEQLQEKSIRLYEFAHAYCEQRGIILADTKFEFGIIDDEIILIDEIFTPDSSRFWAQEKYELDIEIDGMDKEPVRTYLSGTNWDKNSEPDPLPMHVVEETSKRYRDIYNRLVQG is encoded by the coding sequence ATGAGCGGGACGACAACGGCTATTTCGAGCGCGGAAGCTTATGTAAAAGCGCCGCTGCTGTATAAAGGCAAGGTTCGGGAGCTCTACGATCTTGGCGAGCACTATCTGATTGCGGTCACCGACCGGATCTCGGCGTTCGACTGGGTGCTGAGCCCGGCGGTGCCGGACAAGGGCAACGTACTAAACAGCTTGAGCAAGTTCTGGTTCGAACAGACAGCTTCGATTCAGCCGAATCATGTGGTTCATGGGGATGTGGACAAGCTAAGCGATCTGATTACGGACCGAGAAATCATGAAGGACCGCTTCATGGTGACGCGCAAAGCGGAGCGGATCGATATCGAATGCGTAGTACGCGGGTATATTACGGGCGGCGGATGGCGCCAATACCAGCAGACAGGTGAAGTGAACGGCCATAAGCTGCCGACAGGTATGCGGAAGAACGAGCGCTTCCCCCAGCCGATTTTTACACCGGCTGCGAAGAACGATGTCGGCCACGACGAAGACATTTCCATTGAGCGAATGAAAGAGCTCGTAGGTGCAGAGTTAACCGAGCAGTTGCAGGAGAAGAGCATTCGGCTTTACGAGTTTGCTCATGCGTATTGTGAGCAGCGCGGCATCATTTTGGCGGATACGAAGTTTGAATTTGGAATTATTGATGATGAAATCATATTAATAGATGAAATTTTTACGCCGGACTCATCGCGTTTCTGGGCGCAAGAGAAGTACGAGCTCGATATTGAGATCGACGGCATGGATAAGGAGCCGGTACGTACCTATTTGTCCGGCACGAATTGGGATAAGAACAGCGAGCCGGATCCTCTGCCAATGCATGTAGTGGAAGAGACGTCCAAGCGTTACCGTGATATTTATAACCGTTTGGTGCAAGGGTAA
- the purB gene encoding adenylosuccinate lyase: MIDRYTRPEMGAIWTEENKFKAWLEVEILSCEAWSELGVIPKEDVIELRKKAGFDIDRIYEIEQETRHDVIAFTRAVSETLGDERKWVHYGLTSTDVVDTALGYLLKQANEILERDIVNFVNIVRDKAIAYKDTPMMGRTHGVHAEPTTFGLKMALWYEEMKRNLERFRFAADGVQFGKISGAVGTYANIDPFVEEYVCGKLGTKPAPISTQTLQRDRHAEYMATLALIATSLDKFATEIRALQKSEFREVEEPFAKGQKGSSAMPHKRNPIGCESISGLARVIRGHMVSAYENVTLWHERDISHSSVERIILPDATILLNYMLNRLGNIVKNLTVFPENMKRNMQSTYGVPFSGRVMTKLIDKGFSREQAYDTVQPRAMQAWEEQRSFREIIENTPAVRNILSLEDIEDAFNPSWHLKHVDTIFKRLGLS, from the coding sequence ATGATCGATCGCTATACAAGACCCGAGATGGGCGCCATTTGGACGGAAGAAAACAAATTCAAGGCTTGGCTGGAAGTAGAGATTCTTTCCTGTGAAGCGTGGTCGGAGCTGGGCGTTATTCCGAAGGAAGATGTTATCGAGCTGCGCAAAAAGGCAGGATTTGATATTGATCGCATCTACGAAATTGAACAGGAAACTCGCCACGACGTCATTGCGTTCACTCGTGCGGTATCCGAAACGCTAGGGGACGAACGGAAATGGGTGCATTATGGCCTGACCTCGACGGACGTCGTGGACACAGCGCTCGGCTATTTGCTCAAGCAAGCCAACGAGATTTTAGAGCGCGACATCGTAAACTTCGTTAACATTGTTCGGGACAAGGCCATCGCTTATAAAGATACGCCGATGATGGGACGGACGCACGGCGTACATGCCGAGCCAACGACCTTCGGTTTGAAAATGGCGCTCTGGTATGAGGAAATGAAACGCAATCTGGAGCGGTTCCGTTTTGCGGCTGACGGTGTGCAGTTCGGTAAAATCTCCGGCGCCGTAGGCACATACGCCAACATCGATCCGTTTGTAGAGGAATATGTTTGCGGTAAGCTGGGCACAAAGCCGGCGCCGATTTCGACACAGACGCTGCAGCGTGACCGCCACGCGGAGTACATGGCGACACTAGCTTTGATCGCGACTTCGCTGGATAAGTTCGCGACAGAAATCCGCGCACTGCAGAAGAGCGAGTTCCGCGAAGTGGAGGAGCCTTTCGCTAAGGGACAGAAGGGTTCGTCGGCGATGCCGCACAAGCGCAACCCGATCGGCTGCGAAAGCATCTCCGGTTTGGCACGTGTGATTCGCGGTCATATGGTTTCCGCATACGAGAACGTCACGCTGTGGCATGAGAGAGATATTTCTCATTCCTCCGTGGAACGCATTATTTTACCGGATGCGACAATATTGCTTAACTATATGCTGAACCGTTTGGGCAACATCGTGAAAAATTTGACGGTATTCCCGGAAAACATGAAGCGCAACATGCAAAGCACGTATGGTGTTCCTTTCTCCGGCCGCGTGATGACGAAGCTGATCGACAAAGGCTTCAGCCGCGAGCAAGCTTACGATACCGTTCAACCGCGCGCGATGCAGGCGTGGGAAGAGCAGCGTTCGTTCCGTGAGATTATCGAGAATACGCCTGCGGTTAGGAATATTCTGAGCTTGGAAGATATCGAAGACGCATTTAACCCAAGCTGGCACTTGAAGCATGTGGATACGATTTTCAAGCGTTTGGGCTTGAGCTAA